From the Hoplias malabaricus isolate fHopMal1 chromosome 6, fHopMal1.hap1, whole genome shotgun sequence genome, the window aaaaaaaaaattttcctAGGGAACCCATGGTTCGcaatccaacaattaatcagaaacttacagactgattttgcatcttccctcagagtggggagtgcctccacccaccccgagaatctatctacaacgaccaggagatatctatatctcctaatggggtcaatcatatctgtgtaatccatttgaatctcatgtccatgagaatctggcaatggaaaccttcctggagctagtttaaatgcttttgctacgttctgagtgttacaaatctgacatttagtgatgtaatcaaccactaatgctgacatgtatgggtgccaccattgttttagattttccagtgtctgttTTCTTCCTACGTGTGCCACTGAGTGTGTTTCTTCTAAGACCGCTTCTGCTAGTGACATTGGTAAAACTACTTGTCCTTCTTGTGACGTCCACTCCTGACTGTTTGGGCTAGCCCCCTTTGCTAGCCATACTGACTTTTCTTCTGGACTTCCCTGATCCTGTATGTGTCTAAGCTCTTGTCCTGTGGGAATCGGTTCCCAGGGTACACTGGAGTCCAACACAAGCATGTTGTTGGGTTCCGTGtatcctgctgctcttttcGCTGCCTTATCTGCAGCTTCATTCCccctgtttattattgtgtctcccttttgttgtcctttacacttcacaatcGCTACCttgtttggtttgtgtatagCTGCTTCTAATCGCATCCgttctgtcttgtgtttgactggtttccctgtgcttgtgacaTATCCAGCCTGCTTCCAGTGTGGAATGTCTACGTGCGCGGCTGTCACTACGTACGCtgagtcattataaatagtaaCGTCCCTTCCTTCTGtcacttctaatgctgaaattactgctagcagttctgccttctgtgctgatggattttgtttcacttcctctgctatgactgtctgaaactcatgcgtttccccctttgcttcctgaactactgcgtatcctgctctgacttcacctgtatctgccctgtacccacacccatctgtccataaattccatgaccctggaatgggtgtggcttgtatgtctggtcttacttttccttgcctttctacctgttcctcacactcatgtggtggacctttcaacatcccatctgccatattaactccttcgtgtgtataggtgatgttgggtgcagtcaatgctttgtgaatgcgtctctgtctcaatggagtgagtgtgaacatctgtgagtttatgtacgctactactccgtgtgtggttagaatgcgcaATGGGTATCCTGCTACcagatgtgctgttttctggactaatttggtcagtcctgctacatgtcttgtgcactgtggttgtctcctctctataaggtccaatgggacacttaaGTACATTATTACTGCTCtaccttccccctttttctgaaacagtacaccatgaatcacagtgtctgtttcagaaacatccatgtaaaaaggtagTGAATAGTCAcgtctggctaagtcaactgcaacggataaggtttgtttaacatctataaacgcctgttcAGACTCCACCATCCAAgtgagcttaccagacaaatttctcatccctagagATTTCACCATATCTCTAAGAGGTTGTGTACGTCCGACAAAATCAAGAATCTATTATCTGCTGTAGccagtcagtcctaaaaatgctaacatgtcttacacagtctctggttttgtgtttatattggtgaatccaaattggttgtgtaatattcatacaaaaagagacaggtgtctgattaatgtatcctacatcatctggtcctgtggaccacaatgtgtcaggcagtgatgctaataatacctccatctgtagatgatcagagtcctcacaaccatggtgtctaggcagcaattgatggtgcaatgtgacttGGATGGatgagttatcagtgatgtgatacGTCTGTGTTGACtgaaaacatgacaccaggcAGCAGGGTCCagacccaatccgtggcctcatttgctctttttaccatagggcccaactgcttggcctcgtgCTTCCGATGAAGAGCTAATAATATGTGTGATGCcgccgtgtcagacagtttataccaataatgttgttgtggtgttagtgagacaggagatgccacccctttgaggacccacataaatccctgtggtatCAGCCGACCACTGTGtgccctctaattctgtttgaaaagcttcataGTAAGTTAAATCTTCCCCTACATCATAGAACAGGGTGACACGGAATGGGTCGGGCAGAGGGACAtagggtgccatggctgtaatccaaggcgaCCACTGTTGGAACAAGTCAATTAGTGGTGGTGacgggtccgtctgtccagtcactaaaccccagtaaatgtctaccgactcatcctgttgaggtctcatcaggtgtgcgggtaatactgtgttgatggctgaccatgtggctcccgtgtctaccagaaaagtgattttggaggcccccacagttaatgacagcatgggttctgccctggccctgctgtcctggtgctcctctgggccccgtcaatgtccatcccacggctccatgctgtattggccagcaggaagatgtgataTTTCCGGTTTTGGTGCCTCATGTGGCTGTGGTGCCTGGTGTGGATAGCTGGTGTCAgtaaagagtggtgccttccattgtgctgcccagtggcCCATGGCTCCACATCTTAGGCATGCCCCGGTCTGTTGGtggaccctgcccctccacctaccaTTACCCCGCCACCTGCCCCATGAGTAGGGCTGATATGGGAAATATGAAATTAGTCCATAattatacggtgggttttgtggtggccctgttTGGGTTGGCatatatgtttgtgttcatgtatgtttgtggtGGTTGAATGTTTGGTTGTGGtagtgcagtcataggcatcatggtgtcagactttgtttgctttttattatcattaatagatttcctggcttctgctaaTTGAGCAGTCAGTAGTTCTCTTTCTAACTTAACtgtctccttgtctttattatctaatttttaatggtacatatttatatgttcctgtactagtggccactaatggaagcatAGTGCCGACGTTAGTGTCAGTCCTATATCTGTCAGGCAGGTGTCGGTGTCTAGTGCTTCTTCTCAAaatgtctgttttgtctgaggtgtgcatgtgcgttctaaagtctgttgttttaattccaattgtctcttttcttctaaTATGAGGTTTTCCATGATACGCAATGTATTGTTCAAATCAGTCATCCGTCTATCACCACATCGTCCGTttgcactgtcctcatcatctgctgtGTGTCCGTCATCATGGTCAGAGTCATCATCAGTTGTGACATGGCCCTCTAAATGTGCTTTAATCctaatgttttgtttagttttttgtggcatctggttcttaaatggtgttttcagtgtttgtttatggtgaaggcgcggtttatcctgttctatataatttcccgtggtatctataatgtcagaacagtcggtgttaatatttgtgtgtgcaattaAAATTGACTCTCGTGGCCTCCGCAATTCAAAAAGattttctgtgtgtgcgtttgtgtgtttgtaactGTGTGCTGCCTGCTCACAGAGCCCCTCCcgtctgtgtctgcgtttgtgtgtgtgtctctgtaaaCTCACTGTGCCCGAGTCTACACTGAAGACAGGCTGGATGGTGTCAGCTGGTGGGACGTGGCCTAAGTTGTATGGCGGAGGCGGGGCAGTAGGCCCCtcccctttgtgttttgtatactcACTTTCCACTTCCGCGTTCCTCGGCAGTAGGTGAAGCTGCCGTCGGCTGTGACGGACCTGGTGTTTTCAGTGTAACAAGCTGTGGAGTCATGCTCAGAAACGCAATTGTGATAGCTGTAAGCTCCGCTATGTCCTTCTTAGCTGTGTTCAAGCTTTTCTTTGCCTTAGCTCTTTTGAAAAGGCtagccctactaacctctgcttcagcctgactTAATATTtgctccttttctcttttcaaCTGATTAATGCAGGTTATCAAAGAAGCAGtgtcccctgtgtgtgttttaacccAGTCATCAAATCTCTtgagcacacttttgtgcacaatatccTGCTTTTTCAAATTTATTACTCCCCTTTTCACTCCCTCAGCGATCATTTCAATTTGCTGAACtaacggtttccattcccaattccccacgccgtaaatggcgtttaattcattatgcaaGTCCCTAGTAGTAGCCATGTTGTCTGTAAGGTGCTGATTAAATATGGATCTCACCTGAATTGGTCTTCGTTCTATTTCACTCTCAAACGCGGATCAGTTAACACCGCAAGGTTTCACCACAATTCAGAGTGAACAGAACAGTGTCCCAGGGTCTTCCCCACACAGCGCCCACGCAACACTTAGCGCTTTCCGGCtcagtttatataaaaaagaaaagaaaagttttaaagtcaagttttcaagctcagccaagaaaagcaggaccacctcagccctgtgaagaatttcacaggctGATAAGAAACGTAGTGcgtgtcttcaaacacagtattgaaTTAGAAGCAAGCCAAGCCTAATGTACATTAATTATCAAACCGACTCACGAACCGAAAAAGCTCTTTAGTCAGACGCAAATAACACACCAATATATGAAATAGAATttgtaataaacagaaaaaaccaAAGACTATGGTTTAGATAACCGAACACACTTATCAGTCAACAAGCCACCATCGTGCCTATTATGTGGAGTATCAGTTTCCAaccgaacaaaacaaacatcatcAGCACACCATCAATAAGCAGTCAAATTAcaagatatattataaaaagtgaaaacaaaattttgagaactacagaaatagcaagcaggttacaaaatatgttatgatgaacgaaaaattcaaaccgaggcagaaaataaatttttaacaccaactaccacagtcaaaaaaaaaaaaatgcaaactgaaccggaaaaaaaattcttaggacaataagcagtaaacaaaataccaaatatattttcatcCACCACAAGTCTAAATTAACCCCAATAACAAAGACaccagattcaaaattagagcaagtgttcaagtaacaattttccctttaattcccatgtttaaaccttacagtttccccaatgtaccctattaattcctcagctttacaccttgctctcctttctcctattctcaacctctaaaaacgtctttctgtagctcattgtctatattttcttaatgtatagtctccaagaaagctcatttatttttactttatatatttttactttaaaaatgtcttccgttcaggctcattgtcataaataaacaaacccctcattttattgaggttcatattctttaaataactgtccttgaacgaagctcataattgtTACCATTACAAATATCTTTCCCTGTTGATTTCTAAATCATTCATGCTTTATCACATTTCCCCACTTCCGTTAAACACTTTCTTCAAACACTttcttcactctttctgacagtctttctctctgacactctctagaCAGAGATGTCCTTTCCCCacttttctctaaacacacccacaaaaaaTTCATGGCTTTTTACAGCACATGGAGAAACTAGTTCTCCCCAGACACAAGCAACCACAGAAGAAagggggttgatcagtcccctactttctcctttttctcccaaaaaaaaaattctttcagctgacacacacacagttacagacaaGGGACAAAGTTATAAGATGGAAAAAGGTAggggtgagacacacacactcagctgacacatacacatacacaacagtCAAGTAAACAGCCTCTAAGAATAACACAAGCTCTCAGAACAGacataaaaaattaatacacaatcaaattccattaaaaTACACACCAAAACCAGGTGGGAACAACTtccacctttataaaacctgcGGGAAAAACATCCGCTTCCGATATActataaattttatttaaatccaCAATAACCCATGGTGGGAAATAACTtccacctttataaaacctgcGGGAACAACATCCGCTTCTAGATTATACTTTAGGGGGAACCAATCCCACGGACGGACCACTCCGACCGGGCCATTATCTCGACACCTCGTCAGGTCCGAGGGGGGCACGCCAGCTCCCAGTTCCAAAGATGGGAACCAATCTCCATCTATTCTATTTTAAATTCCATAATTAATTTTCCAAACAAGcaaccccaaatgtataaactgataaaaaattataaaaacatatttaaaataaattgatttgctcaataCCCCACTCCGGACCGCCGTCGGGGCTCCACACCACTCCAATTTAAAAagtccaatatgcagaatttgaataaaacagggtctgcaCACCCACCTTAGTATgttgcggccgcgagtggaaaggagtccGAAGTCGTCCGCCGTCTGGACCTCCCGCACGTCGGGGGTCACCaatttgaagataaaaatgtttctttggaccgttctcaaagtatttaaaatttaccaactcatgagaaaataacaaaaaggtccaaaatacactctccctcttcgggggaggcgtgtccgttacgagagagtcgcagacaccagtcgagtgaagttcaaagcaaatcaaagtatttatttaccaaaatactggatccaggagaactaacaCATTGCGAACAGtctaatacccctcccaagtgaaaattctgacctccCATGATCTGACTCCAagttataccccagatgacgtatagcctgtggtgaggcgtttctggctgattagcgtatattaatatgcataatttcacgtgttagtactcagctcttcacgtgcaatattcaggtgcctgttgtgaccctgaagacattctttATCTGGCCAGGCcgacaatgggcctctcttctcagcactttttcccaagagactaaaatttagggagttagaaatacacttcaaggccacaagaagaagctacagatcagcgcctccgtgcccaacactatgatgtcagtgtgttacaatcctggagtgcacatctgttcaaggttagacgttaagaattaaaactgtgtgtaaatatcaagttatcatgccatatagtgaagttagcttataatatgtctttaggagtaattatcatatgagttagtagtgcaggatcaagcaaaaatgtttaactacatgtgtaagtaattcataatgtaaatgctggttagtcattcatataaatgcatatagggtacaggatttcacacatgagtatgtagttataaatgctaatttaactaatcatcatttaaggatatttgtcaacaaacacaaagtaataaaattgttttctacaacaccACCAAGAATTCACAAAAGGTTGCTGATCGAAACAAGCGTCGCTTTGACAAAGTAGTGAGAGAATCAACCTTGGAAACAGGTGATCAGGTCCTAGTTAGGAACCTTCGTCTGCGTAATAAACACAAGCTTGCAGATAAGTGGGAGCAAACAGTATATAAGGTTCTCACCAAAGTTTCAGACCTACCTGTGTACACTGTAGAGCCTATCAATGGAGACGGCCCCATTAGAACCCTACATAGAGACCACTTACTCCCTTGTGGTAACCTatgtgaagaagaagaaattgcACAACCAGAACCTAAACCTGGTCGACCAAAAACCAGGCGTAATCCACCTAAAATCCATGAGGAAAATTCTGAGTCAGATGACGAGTTACCTTGTTGTACCATTCACTTACCTGTCACCCAGGAGTGAAGGTACACTCAAGTATGTGAAATCCCACAACCACCACCTGTAAGTCATTCAACATCCCTGACTCAGTCTTACCAGCCTGAGCCTCAAGTCTCTGACTTGCCTGCAAACTCTATTCTGACATCCCTGCCCTGTGAACTGACAGTTGAGCAAAATCAAGATAGCGGAAACCTACTGGATATGACAAATGAAAGTGTAAACCTACCTGACATGAACACCGGAAATGGAAACCTACTGGAAATGACAAATGAGGGTACGAACCTAACGGAGATAATACACAAAACCCCCGCACATGAGAAAGTTCAAAAGGATGCTGATTTAACCAATTTTCTTACCTCTGACACTCCTAAGGAAAGGAAAGAAGGTGAAACAGTTCCAGACCTGAGCAACCCTACTCGAAGGTCAGAGCGGTCACGCCGACTCCCTGACCGATTTCATTACATTCAGTTGGGTAAACCCTTAATCTCCTTTGCCCAGAGTTTCCTGGACAGTTTCAACAAAGCACTTGCTGCTGTTGGTGATGCTGATTATGATGTTAGTCATCAATTAAAGCATGAAGGGACTCATGCAGAGTTAAGGGGGGAGGGTGTAACCCATATGAAGTATTGAGCTACTAAGCCTGTTTATGTTATTTAAGTTGCAATACTTGTTTGTTCCAGTAGAGTGCGCCTTGGTGATGTATATTTATGAGAGCACGCCACAGCAAACTCTACACTCTGACTTTGACAATGCCAGAATCAACCAGCAGTTAGCTGAAGCTGACAAGTGATAAAAAgcttatgaaaaataaataaaacgatAAATAAGCGGGAGTTGATAAACGAGTCTGGACCACAGGAGTGCAAGTAGATGAGGAAATTACACAAGGAAGTCCCGGTTAGTCTCAACCCTGTTTACTGTTAGCCTGAAGCTAATGGCTAATGctgataaaatgtaattttatcttGATACTACAGCCAGACACTTTAAATACAAAACCAATCGGGAGTTTATATGAATGTTGTCTAATGTTGCCACGCTTTGGTGCATGCTGTATCATTGCTAATTACGGAAATCAATATTTTatgtatgctaatgctaacttcATAGCATAGATAGCATCTGCTTATGCAGTTGAGATTAGCATAGTGGTGAAACTACACGTGCTGTTAGCCTGTTGTTAATACAGTTCTAAAAAcgtaaacatttttatttcatggttAAAACTCTTTAAAAAGCTTATTTTAGTTAATATTGCATTCTCTGTTTATATTATACACATGTTAAACCATTGTATTTGGGTGGATGAGTACTGCTAATTATGATGCTTCATCATAATTTTAAGCTGTCTAAGCTGCACTAAAGTTATAGTAGAAATATGTTTACTGTTATGCAGTTATCCTGAGTATTGAATAAAACATTGACGCTCTTTTGAGAGTAAAAGGACAAGTCTTGTAAAAACTAGATGTGGACATGGATATTTACTTTCTACATTGTTGTGTAGATTGGTTTTTTTGTATAGTGATCTTCGTTCTGTGATGGCGAGCTCAGCCCACGGTGATTGCGAATGGTGAGACGGTGTGGCCAGCCTGAACACCCATTCCCAGGagaaccctgaactgaatattGTCCACTGGATTACAGATAAGATGCACTTTAAAACACTACCCGGGTAGTAACGGTTGCAACCAAGACTTTGAACACTGCgcaaacatattttattttgggaattttctattttatttagcgtttttgtattttatttcttgAGCATTGTACAGTTGTTTTATTTGTCCTGTGAGGCAATAAACCTTCTCTGCTTTTGAGCTggttactgattcacacattcttGAAATTATTTCTAAATCTAAAACCACAACCTGCTGTCTTGATCCCCTCCCTACACCCCTAACCAAAGCCTGTATACCCACTCTGGTCCCCCACCTCACAGCCATTATTAATCAGTCATTGCTCAATAGCCACGTCCCCTCAATCTACAAAGTTGCAGCAGTAACTCCAATTCTCAAAAAACCTGGTCTTGATCAGAATAACAATTTTCTCCCTATCTCTAAGCTCCCATTCATTTCCAAAGTTCTCGAAAGAGCAGTGGCTAATCAACTTAAAACCTTTCTTGAATAAAATAATCTTTCTGATCCACTTCAGTCTGCTTTCCGTCCATGTCACAGTACCGAAACTGCACTGGTTAAAGTCGTCAGTTACTTGCTGGTAACTGCAGATAATGGTGGCTTTAGTGTACTTGTTCTATTAGATCTAAGTGCCGCCTTTGATACAGTAAGCCACTCTATCCtcctttcaaggctgtacaAGCTGGGCATTACTGGAACTGCCCTTGACTGGTTCAAGTCCTATCTATCAGACCGCAAACAGTATGTCACTCTCTCTGGTTATCGCTCTGTCACATCCACTGTTACACATGGTGTCTCTCAAGGCTCTGTGTTGGGACCcttgttgtttattatttacatgctCCCACTAGGCCAAATCATCTGTCACTTTAACCAGGAGTTCCATTGCTATGCAGACGACACCCAAATTTATCTTCAGACCGAGACCTTTACTAACCCACCTCTCCATAATTTAGAATTATGTCTTTTGGAAATCAGAAACTGGATGAAGGACAACTCACTGAAgttaaatagtaataaaactgaaCTTATTCTTATCAGTTCTAAGACTCAACAAAGTCAGTCCTTTCAGTCTCTCTATTGGTGACGTCATTGTGTCTCCTTCTATAACAGTTTGAAACCTGGGGATAACACTTAACTCCACCCTTAAACTTGATCTACACGTTAACTCGTTGTTGGTGTCGTCATTTCCGGCTGACAGTTCGCGCGCTcagtttgtttgcttgctgctgtttagtactgttcctaagctctttactttactttactgtTAATACCTTGTTAACTTATCCTTATTAGTTGTGCTTAGTGTTAGTTGTACACTGTTAATACCACtaccattttattattgttgttttcatattaataacttcTCTCAATTAATAACTCCTTCTCTCCTGATTATGGCGACCGCAGAGGAGCGATctctctccaggctcagcacggaGCTCGAGCAGTTGGGCCGCCGAAttcagcgtctcctggagaagcagacggagctccagcgggagaagacgaggcTCGAGGCTGCCCGTGATGCCTCCTCCGTCGCGACGGCTCCCCGGGACGGCCGTCTTCACTCCAGCCCCGAGCTGGGAGCGTCAGTgtgggcgtgggaagccgaggtcgtctccccctctaccgcagccagtcttcacctctactaaccggtttgaggtgctcagctcctggccctcACCTGCACCGAGAACTAAACAGGGCGGTATTCTTATCATCGGCAACTCTATAGTCAGACATTTAAGAGTCTCAGGCACAAAGAGTAACGCTACTGTGTCCTGTCTTCCAGGTGCTCGTGTCCTGGATGTTGCCAGGCGACTTCCCTCGGCGCTGCGGCAGCGTGAGGATctcggcaccgtcgttctccacgtggggaTGAACGACACttccgcccgccgcagcgaggtcctgaaggagcactaccgttcgcttctggataccgctcggaagaagacggacgCCAGGATCGTCGTCTCCGGCCCCCTACCCACCTACAGACGAGGATGTGAGGCGTACAGCAGGCTCTTcgcactccactcctggctccgggtttggtgtggcactgtcggcgtggactacgtcgaccactgggagtgttttcgggaacgtcctgccctctaccgccgggatgggcttcaccctagtcgtctaggttctgcagttctctctgggaacatcaaggatgttcttcgccaggcttgactaaccccacccaccagcacaaaccaggcaagtagattacacagcgaacaggtaagtgattttaaggatacacttacagataatggccatttgtttgcccatagtaagggtgtatctacaaagcttgctttaagaaatataaaaatttgttacagtatcaagactgtgtctgtcccccgaatcaaacttaaacccagaaaatatcaaacagcgtgccccaataacctaatcactattaaaccatcagaaacagagggtagtatcatccccacagacctaaagtttggcctactcaatataagagcacttaactctaaagcagtcattatacatgaaataataatggatcagaaattTGAAGTTTTATGCCTTAGTGaaacttgggtcagaaatgatgaatatttagcactaaatcaagccactcctacaggctataaatatgtacacagccccagactgacaggcaaagggggtggattatgtataatttacaaaaataatttaattattaaccaaaaacatggttacagctgtacttccttcgaaattatgtacattaacataattaaccccgccacaaataagaacactatctccttattaaacatttatagaccaccagggccctattcagaatttataaaataatttggtgaactagctgctaatttagcagtgtcctgtgatacgttaataattgtagactttaacattcattttgagaaaagtgatgatcccctaaaaaagaacattcacatcaatcatagattctgttggtttcacacaaaatgtatcaggtcctactcattattgtaatcacacactagacttggttttgaccctgggcacgaacataaaaaacctaaatattctccctcagtcttccacagtctcagaccactacctaatttcatatgaactgagtttagatattaaaaaatatacatgcccacattattatctaaagcgctcactaaccccatctacagcccctaaatttactgaaaacatcactgatttattgacctcagtcagtagtccagcggacccactggagctggacagactaacggactacttagataacactcttcgatcaactttagatagtgtagcaccacttaagcgtaaaaagctacaacagaaaaaactcgctccctggtataatgaagaaacactcaccttaaaacaaaccgtaaggaaattagagcggaaattgcggtcgactaaactggaagtatttcactgtgcctggaaagacagccttatccaatatagaagggcactcatcaatgcacgttcagcacatctgtcctcactaattgaaaataataaacataatcctagagcactctttaatgtaatctctaaacttacaaacaatcgggcagctactgatccacagatcccagctgttcacaccagcaatgcttttatggactttttttaacaataagattgaaaatattagacaaacaataaataccatattactaaatccagcctgtctgtcatctggtgtggatgatatagaacaaaacatagaagaaagactagaggactttgacccactaccacagctagaattggagaaaatcatctactcgtcaaattgtacgacctgcacacttgatgcaataccaacaaaactatttaaagaagtattaccagtcataatcaatccca encodes:
- the LOC136699861 gene encoding uncharacterized protein isoform X3 codes for the protein MRSDLSPGSARSSSSWAAEFSVSWRSRRSSSGRRRGSRLPVMPPPSRRLPGTAVFTPAPSWERQCGRGKPRSSPPLPQPVFTSTNRFEVLSSWPSPAPRTKQGGILIIGNSIVRHLRVSGTKSNATVSCLPGARVLDVARRLPSALRQREDLGTVVLHVGMNDTSARRSEVLKEHYRSLLDTARKKTDARIVVSGPLPTYRRGCEAYSRLFALHSWLRVWCGTVGVDYVDHWECFRERPALYRRDGLHPSRLGSAVLSGNIKDVLRQA
- the LOC136699861 gene encoding uncharacterized protein isoform X1; translated protein: MRKLHKEVPRSDLSPGSARSSSSWAAEFSVSWRSRRSSSGRRRGSRLPVMPPPSRRLPGTAVFTPAPSWERQCGRGKPRSSPPLPQPVFTSTNRFEVLSSWPSPAPRTKQGGILIIGNSIVRHLRVSGTKSNATVSCLPGARVLDVARRLPSALRQREDLGTVVLHVGMNDTSARRSEVLKEHYRSLLDTARKKTDARIVVSGPLPTYRRGCEAYSRLFALHSWLRVWCGTVGVDYVDHWECFRERPALYRRDGLHPSRLGSAVLSGNIKDVLRQA
- the LOC136699861 gene encoding uncharacterized protein isoform X2; the protein is MRSDLSPGSARSSSSWAAEFSVSWRSRRSSSGRRRGSRLPVMPPPSRRLPGTAVFTPAPSWERQCGRGKPRSSPPLPQPVFTSTNRFEVLSSWPSPAPRTKQGGILIIGNSIVRHLRVSGTKSNATVSCLPGARVLDVARRLPSALRQREDLGTVVLHVGMNDTSARRSEVLKEHYRSLLDTARKKTDARIVVSGPLPTYRRGCEAYSRLFALHSWLRVWCGTVGVDYVDHWECFRERPALYRRDGLHPSRLGSAVLSGNIKDVLRQA